The Phyllopteryx taeniolatus isolate TA_2022b chromosome 17, UOR_Ptae_1.2, whole genome shotgun sequence genome window below encodes:
- the prdm15 gene encoding PR domain zinc finger protein 15 isoform X2, which translates to MALSSSTPSFICLHLPQCTTRFISGPAPFLERIGTRSQDSINEASFAEKVCRMAAQTPEEFIWCEDCGQYHDSECPEFGPLVTVQDSFVLSRARSSIPNSLEIRGVAGGGEGVFVQRRLVKRTRFGPFEAKRLPVLAKEGVFPLKIFQKDGIVVCFDCSSEDDCNWMMLVRPATDHQHQNLTAYQQDDEVFFNTSQDVLPGAELRVWYGAFYAKKMEKPMLKLPIELLPPLETSEKTSSSPPPLANDKNAGAVMKEMASTELPEDSLLPQQECTVKPGEELPSPTARPTVKRGLARGRRAKGRRPRPVTTASRSRDVKPPVASTEPLTTDLAVATERCRHLGASDVGSLHKRHKGREHKRVYRCSLCNKVFQNSSNLNRHIRSHGDKLFKCDDCDKLFSRKESLKQHISYKHSKNVPDLEYKYKCNTCDKSFRLENALKFHNCRTDDKTFQCDICSRFFSTNSNLSKHKKKHGEKLYSCEICNKMFYRKDVMQEHHRRHGVGPKHMKREELETNGEEATKYRKEPSPCPICGKVFSCRSNMNKHLLTHGDKKYTCEICGRKFFRVDVLRDHIHVHFKDIALMDEQKREDFIKKIGISSGDSDEKDDEEDDDPEHHKYNCKKCQMSFAKGRDYLKHITEQHKERGYGCAICNRRFALKATYNAHLVIHREQLPDPAVQKIFNSIGNLERHKIIHTGVKSHGCDKCGKSFARKDMLKEHLRVHDDIRDFLCAECGKGMKTKHALRHHMKLHKGIKEYECKECNRKFAQKVNMLKHYKRHTGIKDFMCELCGKTFSERTTLETHKLIHTVGKTWTCATCDKKYLTEYMLQKHVHLTHEKVEAQSCHLCGTKVSTRASMNRHLRRKHPEIVPVRIDDFDELQESQTINDSSISIAQATLTLEKDSASQERPSRPTRQAKKKLRVTHEPELSESDDYVDFPEPRHESLPEFNTVVVGEETETSSAVQSIQQVVVLTDPNAPSTSSTNNAVGLSNITVTPITGPTPAQFTSLQPVAVGHLTANDRALSLDNSILTVTFDAVSGSATLHNRPADLVPETVGPAGGPSAQSVAHFINLATLVNPMSHQLEAQTLAWRPVQTAEGGQVTPVGEGAQGEVHEVQSQGPEGGRPSQSQPPTPQQQSGSAQQMFSY; encoded by the exons GGCGGCGAGGGAGTTTTTGTCCAGCGACGGCTGGTCAAAAGGACTCGTTTTGGGCCATTCGAGGCTAAGCGGCTCCCCGTTTTGGCTAAAGAAGGAGTGTTTCCCTTAAAG ATCTTCCAGAAGGATGGCATAGTGGTGTGTTTTGACTGCAGTAGTGAAGATGACTGTAACTGGATGATGCTGGTGCGACCTGCCACAGACCACCAACACCAGAATCTGACAGCTTACCAGCAGGATGATGAGGTTTTCTTCAATACGTCCCAG GATGTGCTGCCAGGAGCAGAGCTGAGGGTCTGGTATGGAGCTTTCTATGCCAAAAAGATGGAGAAGCCCATGCTCAAGCTTCCGATTGAGCTGCTGCCACCTCTAG AGACTTCTGAGAAAACCAGCTCCTCTCCACCCCCTTTGGCGAATGACAAAAATGCAG GTGCTGTAATGAAAGAGATGGCCTCTacagagcttccagaagactccCTACTGCCACAGCAGGAGTGCACAGTCAAGCCCGGTGAGGAGCTTCCTTCCCCGACTGCTCGGCCTACTGTGAAGAGGGGACTCGCTCGTGGAAGGAGAGCGAAGGGCCGTAGGCCTCGACCTGTCACCACTGCAAGCAGGAGCAGAG ATGTGAAGCCACCTGTGGCGAGCACAGAGCCACTCACCACAGACTTAGCAGTTGCTACAGAGAGATGCCGTCATCTCGGGGCTTCAGACGTCGGAAGTTTGCACAAGAGACACAAAGGCCGAGAGCACAAAAGGGTGTACCGCTGCTCCCTGTGTAACAAGGTCTTTCAGAACAGCAGTAACCTGAACCGACATATCCGATCACACG GTGATAAACTGTTTAAGTGTGATGATTGTGACAAGTTGTTTAGTCGAAAGGAGAGTCTGAAGCAGCACATCTCCTACAAGCACAGCAAGAATGTG CCGGACCtggaatacaaatataaatgcaacacttgcGACAAATCTTTCCGTCTGGAAAATGCCTTAAAATTTCACAACTGCAGGACAG ACGACAAGACATTCCAGTGTGATATTTGCTCCCGCTTCTTCTCCACTAACAGCAACCTGTCCAAGCACAAGAAGAAGCATGGAGAAAAGCTCTACTCCTGTGAAATCTGCAATAAGATGTTTTACCGCAAGGATGTTATGCAGGAGCACCACAGGAGGCACGGTGTCG GGCCAAAGCACATGAAGAGAGAGGAGTTGGAGACCAATGGGGAAGAAGCCACCAAGTACAGAAAGGAACCATCACCATGTCCCATTTGTGGCAAG GTGTTCTCCTGCCGAAGTAACATGAACAAACATCTGCTAACTCACGGCGATAAGAAATACACCTGCGAGATTTGCGGGCGCAAGTTCTTCCGAGTGGACGTGCTTCGTGATCACATTCATGTTCACTTCAAG GATATAGCCTTAATGGATGAGCAGAAGAGGGAGGACTTCATAAAGAAGATCGGCATTTCATCAGGCGACAGTGACGAAAAGGACgatgaagaagatgatgaccccGAGCACCACAAGTACAACTGCAAGAAATGTCAG ATGTCGTTCGCCAAGGGCCGAGACTATCTGAAGCACATCACAGAGCAGCACAAAGAGCGAGGCTACGGCTGCGCGATCTGCAACCGTCGCTTTGCACTCAAGGCCACGTACAACGCCCACCTGGTCATCCACAGAGAGCAGCTGCCTGACCCTGCTGTACAGAA AATCTTCAATAGTATTGGTAACCTCGAGAGGCACAAGATCATCCACACTG GGGTGAAGAGCCACGGCTGTGACAAGTGTGGCAAATCCTTTGCGAGGAAGGACATGCTGAAGGAGCACCTGAGGGTCCACGACGACATCCGAGACTTCCTGTGTGCAGAGTGTGGGAAAG GCATGAAGACCAAGCATGCTCTCAGGCACCACATGAAGTTACACAAGGGCATCAAAGAGTACGAATGTAAGGAGTGTAACCGCAAGTTTGCCCAGAAAGTCAACATGCTCAAACACTATAAAAGACATACAG GTATAAAAGACTTCATGTGTGAGCTCTGCGGCAAGACTTTCAGTGAAAGAACAACTCTCGAGACGCACAAGCTCATTCATACAG TGGGAAAGACCTGGACTTGCGCGACCTGCGATAAGAAGTATCTGACAGAGTACATGCTGCAAAAGCACGTGCACCTGACCCACGAGAAGGTGGAGGCTCAGTCGTGTCACCTCTGCGGCACCAAGGTTTCCACGCGGGCCTCAATGAACCGACACCTGCGACGCAAACACCCGGAG ATTGTGCCTGTGAGAATCGATGACTTTGATGAGCTTCAGGAATCCCAGACAATCAATGACTCGTCTATCAGCATCGCGCAG GCAACCCTGACACTTGAAAAAGACAGCGCATCTCAGGAGAGACCCAGCCGACCTACTCGCCAGGCCAAGAAGAAGTTGAGAGTCACACACGAGCCAGAACTTTCTGAATCAGATGATTACGTTGATTTCCCAGAACCCAGACACGAATCTCTGCCAGAATTCAACACTGTAGTTGTCGGCGAGGAGACAGAAACAAGCTCTGCAGTCCAGAGTATCCAGCAG GTGGTGGTTCTCACTGACCCCAACGCCCCATCCACCTCCTCCACCAACAACGCGGTGGGGCTGAGCAACATCACTGTCACGCCCATCACCGGCCCAACCCCCGCCCAGTTCACCAGCCTGCAGCCCGTAGCCGTCGGGCACCTGACAGCCAACGACCGGGCCCTCTCACTGGACAACTCAATCCTCACCGTTACCTTCGACGCAGTCAGCGGCTCGGCCACGCTCCACAACAGGCCCGCCGACCTCGTCCCGGAAACCGTCGGTCCCGCGGGAGGACCGTCGGCCCAGTCGGTCGCGCACTTCATCAACCTCGCTACTCTTGTCAACCCCATGAGCCACCAGCTCGAAGCCCAAACTCTGGCCTGGAGGCCAGTGCAGACGGCCGAGGGCGGCCAGGTCACGCCTGTGGGTGAAGGCGCCCAGGGGGAGGTTCACGAGGTTCAGAGTCAAGGGCCTGAGGGAGGGCGGCCGAGCCAGAGTCAGCCACCCACGCCACAGCAGCAAAGCGGCAGCGCGCAACAAATGTTCAGCTACTAA
- the prdm15 gene encoding PR domain zinc finger protein 15 isoform X1 yields MALSSSTPSFICLHLPQCTTRFISGPAPFLERIGTRSQDSINEASFAEKVCRMAAQTPEEFIWCEDCGQYHDSECPEFGPLVTVQDSFVLSRARSSIPNSLEIRGVAGGGEGVFVQRRLVKRTRFGPFEAKRLPVLAKEGVFPLKIFQKDGIVVCFDCSSEDDCNWMMLVRPATDHQHQNLTAYQQDDEVFFNTSQDVLPGAELRVWYGAFYAKKMEKPMLKLPIELLPPLETSEKTSSSPPPLANDKNAGAVMKEMASTELPEDSLLPQQECTVKPGEELPSPTARPTVKRGLARGRRAKGRRPRPVTTASRSRDVKPPVASTEPLTTDLAVATERCRHLGASDVGSLHKRHKGREHKRVYRCSLCNKVFQNSSNLNRHIRSHGDKLFKCDDCDKLFSRKESLKQHISYKHSKNVPDLEYKYKCNTCDKSFRLENALKFHNCRTDDKTFQCDICSRFFSTNSNLSKHKKKHGEKLYSCEICNKMFYRKDVMQEHHRRHGVGPKHMKREELETNGEEATKYRKEPSPCPICGKVFSCRSNMNKHLLTHGDKKYTCEICGRKFFRVDVLRDHIHVHFKDIALMDEQKREDFIKKIGISSGDSDEKDDEEDDDPEHHKYNCKKCQMSFAKGRDYLKHITEQHKERGYGCAICNRRFALKATYNAHLVIHREQLPDPAVQKYIHPCEICGRIFNSIGNLERHKIIHTGVKSHGCDKCGKSFARKDMLKEHLRVHDDIRDFLCAECGKGMKTKHALRHHMKLHKGIKEYECKECNRKFAQKVNMLKHYKRHTGIKDFMCELCGKTFSERTTLETHKLIHTVGKTWTCATCDKKYLTEYMLQKHVHLTHEKVEAQSCHLCGTKVSTRASMNRHLRRKHPEIVPVRIDDFDELQESQTINDSSISIAQATLTLEKDSASQERPSRPTRQAKKKLRVTHEPELSESDDYVDFPEPRHESLPEFNTVVVGEETETSSAVQSIQQVVVLTDPNAPSTSSTNNAVGLSNITVTPITGPTPAQFTSLQPVAVGHLTANDRALSLDNSILTVTFDAVSGSATLHNRPADLVPETVGPAGGPSAQSVAHFINLATLVNPMSHQLEAQTLAWRPVQTAEGGQVTPVGEGAQGEVHEVQSQGPEGGRPSQSQPPTPQQQSGSAQQMFSY; encoded by the exons GGCGGCGAGGGAGTTTTTGTCCAGCGACGGCTGGTCAAAAGGACTCGTTTTGGGCCATTCGAGGCTAAGCGGCTCCCCGTTTTGGCTAAAGAAGGAGTGTTTCCCTTAAAG ATCTTCCAGAAGGATGGCATAGTGGTGTGTTTTGACTGCAGTAGTGAAGATGACTGTAACTGGATGATGCTGGTGCGACCTGCCACAGACCACCAACACCAGAATCTGACAGCTTACCAGCAGGATGATGAGGTTTTCTTCAATACGTCCCAG GATGTGCTGCCAGGAGCAGAGCTGAGGGTCTGGTATGGAGCTTTCTATGCCAAAAAGATGGAGAAGCCCATGCTCAAGCTTCCGATTGAGCTGCTGCCACCTCTAG AGACTTCTGAGAAAACCAGCTCCTCTCCACCCCCTTTGGCGAATGACAAAAATGCAG GTGCTGTAATGAAAGAGATGGCCTCTacagagcttccagaagactccCTACTGCCACAGCAGGAGTGCACAGTCAAGCCCGGTGAGGAGCTTCCTTCCCCGACTGCTCGGCCTACTGTGAAGAGGGGACTCGCTCGTGGAAGGAGAGCGAAGGGCCGTAGGCCTCGACCTGTCACCACTGCAAGCAGGAGCAGAG ATGTGAAGCCACCTGTGGCGAGCACAGAGCCACTCACCACAGACTTAGCAGTTGCTACAGAGAGATGCCGTCATCTCGGGGCTTCAGACGTCGGAAGTTTGCACAAGAGACACAAAGGCCGAGAGCACAAAAGGGTGTACCGCTGCTCCCTGTGTAACAAGGTCTTTCAGAACAGCAGTAACCTGAACCGACATATCCGATCACACG GTGATAAACTGTTTAAGTGTGATGATTGTGACAAGTTGTTTAGTCGAAAGGAGAGTCTGAAGCAGCACATCTCCTACAAGCACAGCAAGAATGTG CCGGACCtggaatacaaatataaatgcaacacttgcGACAAATCTTTCCGTCTGGAAAATGCCTTAAAATTTCACAACTGCAGGACAG ACGACAAGACATTCCAGTGTGATATTTGCTCCCGCTTCTTCTCCACTAACAGCAACCTGTCCAAGCACAAGAAGAAGCATGGAGAAAAGCTCTACTCCTGTGAAATCTGCAATAAGATGTTTTACCGCAAGGATGTTATGCAGGAGCACCACAGGAGGCACGGTGTCG GGCCAAAGCACATGAAGAGAGAGGAGTTGGAGACCAATGGGGAAGAAGCCACCAAGTACAGAAAGGAACCATCACCATGTCCCATTTGTGGCAAG GTGTTCTCCTGCCGAAGTAACATGAACAAACATCTGCTAACTCACGGCGATAAGAAATACACCTGCGAGATTTGCGGGCGCAAGTTCTTCCGAGTGGACGTGCTTCGTGATCACATTCATGTTCACTTCAAG GATATAGCCTTAATGGATGAGCAGAAGAGGGAGGACTTCATAAAGAAGATCGGCATTTCATCAGGCGACAGTGACGAAAAGGACgatgaagaagatgatgaccccGAGCACCACAAGTACAACTGCAAGAAATGTCAG ATGTCGTTCGCCAAGGGCCGAGACTATCTGAAGCACATCACAGAGCAGCACAAAGAGCGAGGCTACGGCTGCGCGATCTGCAACCGTCGCTTTGCACTCAAGGCCACGTACAACGCCCACCTGGTCATCCACAGAGAGCAGCTGCCTGACCCTGCTGTACAGAA GTATATCCATCCCTGTGAAATATGTGGCAGAATCTTCAATAGTATTGGTAACCTCGAGAGGCACAAGATCATCCACACTG GGGTGAAGAGCCACGGCTGTGACAAGTGTGGCAAATCCTTTGCGAGGAAGGACATGCTGAAGGAGCACCTGAGGGTCCACGACGACATCCGAGACTTCCTGTGTGCAGAGTGTGGGAAAG GCATGAAGACCAAGCATGCTCTCAGGCACCACATGAAGTTACACAAGGGCATCAAAGAGTACGAATGTAAGGAGTGTAACCGCAAGTTTGCCCAGAAAGTCAACATGCTCAAACACTATAAAAGACATACAG GTATAAAAGACTTCATGTGTGAGCTCTGCGGCAAGACTTTCAGTGAAAGAACAACTCTCGAGACGCACAAGCTCATTCATACAG TGGGAAAGACCTGGACTTGCGCGACCTGCGATAAGAAGTATCTGACAGAGTACATGCTGCAAAAGCACGTGCACCTGACCCACGAGAAGGTGGAGGCTCAGTCGTGTCACCTCTGCGGCACCAAGGTTTCCACGCGGGCCTCAATGAACCGACACCTGCGACGCAAACACCCGGAG ATTGTGCCTGTGAGAATCGATGACTTTGATGAGCTTCAGGAATCCCAGACAATCAATGACTCGTCTATCAGCATCGCGCAG GCAACCCTGACACTTGAAAAAGACAGCGCATCTCAGGAGAGACCCAGCCGACCTACTCGCCAGGCCAAGAAGAAGTTGAGAGTCACACACGAGCCAGAACTTTCTGAATCAGATGATTACGTTGATTTCCCAGAACCCAGACACGAATCTCTGCCAGAATTCAACACTGTAGTTGTCGGCGAGGAGACAGAAACAAGCTCTGCAGTCCAGAGTATCCAGCAG GTGGTGGTTCTCACTGACCCCAACGCCCCATCCACCTCCTCCACCAACAACGCGGTGGGGCTGAGCAACATCACTGTCACGCCCATCACCGGCCCAACCCCCGCCCAGTTCACCAGCCTGCAGCCCGTAGCCGTCGGGCACCTGACAGCCAACGACCGGGCCCTCTCACTGGACAACTCAATCCTCACCGTTACCTTCGACGCAGTCAGCGGCTCGGCCACGCTCCACAACAGGCCCGCCGACCTCGTCCCGGAAACCGTCGGTCCCGCGGGAGGACCGTCGGCCCAGTCGGTCGCGCACTTCATCAACCTCGCTACTCTTGTCAACCCCATGAGCCACCAGCTCGAAGCCCAAACTCTGGCCTGGAGGCCAGTGCAGACGGCCGAGGGCGGCCAGGTCACGCCTGTGGGTGAAGGCGCCCAGGGGGAGGTTCACGAGGTTCAGAGTCAAGGGCCTGAGGGAGGGCGGCCGAGCCAGAGTCAGCCACCCACGCCACAGCAGCAAAGCGGCAGCGCGCAACAAATGTTCAGCTACTAA
- the prdm15 gene encoding PR domain zinc finger protein 15 isoform X3 — MAAQTPEEFIWCEDCGQYHDSECPEFGPLVTVQDSFVLSRARSSIPNSLEIRGVAGGGEGVFVQRRLVKRTRFGPFEAKRLPVLAKEGVFPLKIFQKDGIVVCFDCSSEDDCNWMMLVRPATDHQHQNLTAYQQDDEVFFNTSQDVLPGAELRVWYGAFYAKKMEKPMLKLPIELLPPLETSEKTSSSPPPLANDKNAGAVMKEMASTELPEDSLLPQQECTVKPGEELPSPTARPTVKRGLARGRRAKGRRPRPVTTASRSRDVKPPVASTEPLTTDLAVATERCRHLGASDVGSLHKRHKGREHKRVYRCSLCNKVFQNSSNLNRHIRSHGDKLFKCDDCDKLFSRKESLKQHISYKHSKNVPDLEYKYKCNTCDKSFRLENALKFHNCRTDDKTFQCDICSRFFSTNSNLSKHKKKHGEKLYSCEICNKMFYRKDVMQEHHRRHGVGPKHMKREELETNGEEATKYRKEPSPCPICGKVFSCRSNMNKHLLTHGDKKYTCEICGRKFFRVDVLRDHIHVHFKDIALMDEQKREDFIKKIGISSGDSDEKDDEEDDDPEHHKYNCKKCQMSFAKGRDYLKHITEQHKERGYGCAICNRRFALKATYNAHLVIHREQLPDPAVQKYIHPCEICGRIFNSIGNLERHKIIHTGVKSHGCDKCGKSFARKDMLKEHLRVHDDIRDFLCAECGKGMKTKHALRHHMKLHKGIKEYECKECNRKFAQKVNMLKHYKRHTGIKDFMCELCGKTFSERTTLETHKLIHTVGKTWTCATCDKKYLTEYMLQKHVHLTHEKVEAQSCHLCGTKVSTRASMNRHLRRKHPEIVPVRIDDFDELQESQTINDSSISIAQATLTLEKDSASQERPSRPTRQAKKKLRVTHEPELSESDDYVDFPEPRHESLPEFNTVVVGEETETSSAVQSIQQVVVLTDPNAPSTSSTNNAVGLSNITVTPITGPTPAQFTSLQPVAVGHLTANDRALSLDNSILTVTFDAVSGSATLHNRPADLVPETVGPAGGPSAQSVAHFINLATLVNPMSHQLEAQTLAWRPVQTAEGGQVTPVGEGAQGEVHEVQSQGPEGGRPSQSQPPTPQQQSGSAQQMFSY; from the exons GGCGGCGAGGGAGTTTTTGTCCAGCGACGGCTGGTCAAAAGGACTCGTTTTGGGCCATTCGAGGCTAAGCGGCTCCCCGTTTTGGCTAAAGAAGGAGTGTTTCCCTTAAAG ATCTTCCAGAAGGATGGCATAGTGGTGTGTTTTGACTGCAGTAGTGAAGATGACTGTAACTGGATGATGCTGGTGCGACCTGCCACAGACCACCAACACCAGAATCTGACAGCTTACCAGCAGGATGATGAGGTTTTCTTCAATACGTCCCAG GATGTGCTGCCAGGAGCAGAGCTGAGGGTCTGGTATGGAGCTTTCTATGCCAAAAAGATGGAGAAGCCCATGCTCAAGCTTCCGATTGAGCTGCTGCCACCTCTAG AGACTTCTGAGAAAACCAGCTCCTCTCCACCCCCTTTGGCGAATGACAAAAATGCAG GTGCTGTAATGAAAGAGATGGCCTCTacagagcttccagaagactccCTACTGCCACAGCAGGAGTGCACAGTCAAGCCCGGTGAGGAGCTTCCTTCCCCGACTGCTCGGCCTACTGTGAAGAGGGGACTCGCTCGTGGAAGGAGAGCGAAGGGCCGTAGGCCTCGACCTGTCACCACTGCAAGCAGGAGCAGAG ATGTGAAGCCACCTGTGGCGAGCACAGAGCCACTCACCACAGACTTAGCAGTTGCTACAGAGAGATGCCGTCATCTCGGGGCTTCAGACGTCGGAAGTTTGCACAAGAGACACAAAGGCCGAGAGCACAAAAGGGTGTACCGCTGCTCCCTGTGTAACAAGGTCTTTCAGAACAGCAGTAACCTGAACCGACATATCCGATCACACG GTGATAAACTGTTTAAGTGTGATGATTGTGACAAGTTGTTTAGTCGAAAGGAGAGTCTGAAGCAGCACATCTCCTACAAGCACAGCAAGAATGTG CCGGACCtggaatacaaatataaatgcaacacttgcGACAAATCTTTCCGTCTGGAAAATGCCTTAAAATTTCACAACTGCAGGACAG ACGACAAGACATTCCAGTGTGATATTTGCTCCCGCTTCTTCTCCACTAACAGCAACCTGTCCAAGCACAAGAAGAAGCATGGAGAAAAGCTCTACTCCTGTGAAATCTGCAATAAGATGTTTTACCGCAAGGATGTTATGCAGGAGCACCACAGGAGGCACGGTGTCG GGCCAAAGCACATGAAGAGAGAGGAGTTGGAGACCAATGGGGAAGAAGCCACCAAGTACAGAAAGGAACCATCACCATGTCCCATTTGTGGCAAG GTGTTCTCCTGCCGAAGTAACATGAACAAACATCTGCTAACTCACGGCGATAAGAAATACACCTGCGAGATTTGCGGGCGCAAGTTCTTCCGAGTGGACGTGCTTCGTGATCACATTCATGTTCACTTCAAG GATATAGCCTTAATGGATGAGCAGAAGAGGGAGGACTTCATAAAGAAGATCGGCATTTCATCAGGCGACAGTGACGAAAAGGACgatgaagaagatgatgaccccGAGCACCACAAGTACAACTGCAAGAAATGTCAG ATGTCGTTCGCCAAGGGCCGAGACTATCTGAAGCACATCACAGAGCAGCACAAAGAGCGAGGCTACGGCTGCGCGATCTGCAACCGTCGCTTTGCACTCAAGGCCACGTACAACGCCCACCTGGTCATCCACAGAGAGCAGCTGCCTGACCCTGCTGTACAGAA GTATATCCATCCCTGTGAAATATGTGGCAGAATCTTCAATAGTATTGGTAACCTCGAGAGGCACAAGATCATCCACACTG GGGTGAAGAGCCACGGCTGTGACAAGTGTGGCAAATCCTTTGCGAGGAAGGACATGCTGAAGGAGCACCTGAGGGTCCACGACGACATCCGAGACTTCCTGTGTGCAGAGTGTGGGAAAG GCATGAAGACCAAGCATGCTCTCAGGCACCACATGAAGTTACACAAGGGCATCAAAGAGTACGAATGTAAGGAGTGTAACCGCAAGTTTGCCCAGAAAGTCAACATGCTCAAACACTATAAAAGACATACAG GTATAAAAGACTTCATGTGTGAGCTCTGCGGCAAGACTTTCAGTGAAAGAACAACTCTCGAGACGCACAAGCTCATTCATACAG TGGGAAAGACCTGGACTTGCGCGACCTGCGATAAGAAGTATCTGACAGAGTACATGCTGCAAAAGCACGTGCACCTGACCCACGAGAAGGTGGAGGCTCAGTCGTGTCACCTCTGCGGCACCAAGGTTTCCACGCGGGCCTCAATGAACCGACACCTGCGACGCAAACACCCGGAG ATTGTGCCTGTGAGAATCGATGACTTTGATGAGCTTCAGGAATCCCAGACAATCAATGACTCGTCTATCAGCATCGCGCAG GCAACCCTGACACTTGAAAAAGACAGCGCATCTCAGGAGAGACCCAGCCGACCTACTCGCCAGGCCAAGAAGAAGTTGAGAGTCACACACGAGCCAGAACTTTCTGAATCAGATGATTACGTTGATTTCCCAGAACCCAGACACGAATCTCTGCCAGAATTCAACACTGTAGTTGTCGGCGAGGAGACAGAAACAAGCTCTGCAGTCCAGAGTATCCAGCAG GTGGTGGTTCTCACTGACCCCAACGCCCCATCCACCTCCTCCACCAACAACGCGGTGGGGCTGAGCAACATCACTGTCACGCCCATCACCGGCCCAACCCCCGCCCAGTTCACCAGCCTGCAGCCCGTAGCCGTCGGGCACCTGACAGCCAACGACCGGGCCCTCTCACTGGACAACTCAATCCTCACCGTTACCTTCGACGCAGTCAGCGGCTCGGCCACGCTCCACAACAGGCCCGCCGACCTCGTCCCGGAAACCGTCGGTCCCGCGGGAGGACCGTCGGCCCAGTCGGTCGCGCACTTCATCAACCTCGCTACTCTTGTCAACCCCATGAGCCACCAGCTCGAAGCCCAAACTCTGGCCTGGAGGCCAGTGCAGACGGCCGAGGGCGGCCAGGTCACGCCTGTGGGTGAAGGCGCCCAGGGGGAGGTTCACGAGGTTCAGAGTCAAGGGCCTGAGGGAGGGCGGCCGAGCCAGAGTCAGCCACCCACGCCACAGCAGCAAAGCGGCAGCGCGCAACAAATGTTCAGCTACTAA